From a region of the Lactuca sativa cultivar Salinas chromosome 4, Lsat_Salinas_v11, whole genome shotgun sequence genome:
- the LOC111917929 gene encoding uncharacterized protein LOC111917929 codes for MQQGSSSSGSGMSLENIVKSIATSTQVFQNETEASIKTLEQQMTKLATSVSKLESQGKLPAQTEKNPKHNACVITLRNSKDYEGPKMIEEEDMELEKEDKKSKVPSNQVPIEVKIIQPPFPTRLNKSKREREDNEIMEMFRKVEYYRKDYPQKCKDPSVFMVPCNILKKTGVIIQLADRSLGHPKGVLEDELVQVNELVFLADFYVLVVDDDDSPNFSSILQGLPFLKTARTKIKFYDGTLSMEFDGDVINFNIYDAMRYPSDISSLNFVDIGIFKDGVEKISKQFKIDVVIMEVVSCMDQKKKMRFDVPKLKLSMPNEKLVLLVVQAPELEIKTLPEHLKYVYLGDKESLLMIISTKLTTKE; via the exons ATGCAACAGGGAAGTAGTTCAAGTGGATCAGGAATGTCTTTAGAAAACATTGTCAAGAGTATAGCCACAAGTACTCAGGTATTTCAAAATGAAACCGAGGCGAGTATCAAGACTTTGGAGCAACAAATGACTAAACTCGCTACTTCTGTGAGTAAATTGGAGTCACAAGGCAAACTACCCGCACAAACTGAAAAGAACCCAAAGCATAATGCATGTGTCATCACTTTGAGGAATAGTAAAGACTATGAAGGACCAAAGATGATTGAAGAAGAAGATATGGAGTTAGAAAAAGAAGATAAGAAGTCAAAAGTACCTTCAAATCAAGTACCCATTGAAGTAAAAATCATTCAACCTCCATTTCCCACAAGGCTGAACAAGTCAAAGCGTGAAAGAGAAGACAATGAAATCATGGAGATGTTCAGAAAGGTTGAG TATTACAGAAAAGATTATCCCCAAAAATGTAAGGATCCGAGTGTTTTCATGGTTCCTTGCAA CATATTGAAGAAGACCGGGGTGATCATTCAATTGGCTGACCGATCCTTAGGGCATCCAAAAGGTGTGCTAGAAGATGAGTTAGTACAAGTGAATGAATTAGTATTTCTAGCAGATTTTTATGTCCTTGTAGTGGATGATGATGACTCACCAAATTTTAGTTCAATTCTTCAAGGACTACCCTTTTTGAAAACAGCCCgtacaaaaattaagttttatgATGGTACATTATCCATGGAATTTGATGGAGATGTGATAAATTTCAACATTTATGATGCTATGAGATATCCAAGTGATATTTCATCTTTGAATTTTGTGGAT ATAGGAATCTTCAAAGATGGAGTGGAAAAAATTTCCAAGCAATTCAAAATTGATGTAGTGATTATGGAAGTTGTATCTTGCATGGATCAAAAGAAGAAAATGAGGTTTGATGTTCCAAAACTGAAATTATCGATGCCTAATGAGAAACTTGTTCTTTTGGTTGTGCAGGCACCCGAATTGGAAATCAAGACTTTACCCGAGCATCTTAAGTATGTTTATCTTGGAGACAAAGAGAGTTTACTCATGATCATTTCCACAAAGTTGACAACAAAGGAATAA